From the genome of Vibrio porteresiae DSM 19223, one region includes:
- a CDS encoding RICIN domain-containing protein — MKVCNLRNKRFALASVMSAMLMSGQVYAADYCTDAPVDGVVYKIISAGADLLVAAESTAKKANVEAQKNTGSDSQRFYLNEQSNGYWAIQASDTDYAATVESGSKSNGATVQQKPYSSSLSQEWQLVKVTSGTYKGTYKIINANSSLLMTVAGSTEGSDIYQNADASGSSQRWWLEPVTRTCSSTSSDSDSSSDSSDSSTADISSSAAAPTATAAKSAGANSEPLTNGYPSFIKTVDSSATVVSTLAGLLSAIEDASAGDVIYVREGTYYPSDTIEITNSGTSSKAIVLSAYPGDDHPVFNFQAMSESSSNRGFQVSGNYWHIYGLDITKAGDNGMYLTGSHNTIEFMKFYENSDTGLQMSSGAAYNFIKNSDSYYNADSSLENADGFAAKLTVGTGNYFYGCRAWNNLDDGFDGYLRDNGSTVTTTLEYTWMIRNGYQKSGVKGSGDGNGFKTGGSDDKDLAHNGLYINTISAGNTADGYDQNSNRGTVTIYNAIAYDNDRNFGLGDGSSRQLKKLTIKNSVSLGGDNSDKFGGSSTSISNNSWQNSLSFSSSDYSSVDIDDLLADRQSDGSLPVVNFFHLKSGSELIDAGTDVGLDYNGDAPDIGSFESK; from the coding sequence GTGAAAGTTTGCAATCTTAGAAACAAGCGTTTTGCGCTGGCGAGTGTCATGAGCGCGATGTTGATGAGCGGCCAAGTTTACGCCGCAGATTACTGTACCGATGCGCCAGTCGATGGTGTGGTTTACAAAATTATTAGCGCTGGTGCCGACCTGCTTGTTGCCGCCGAATCAACGGCCAAAAAAGCCAATGTTGAAGCGCAAAAGAACACAGGTAGTGACTCACAACGCTTCTATTTGAACGAGCAGAGTAATGGTTATTGGGCGATTCAGGCTTCCGATACCGATTATGCAGCCACGGTGGAAAGTGGTTCAAAAAGTAACGGTGCAACGGTTCAACAAAAGCCGTATAGCAGCTCTCTAAGCCAAGAATGGCAATTGGTTAAAGTGACATCAGGTACTTATAAGGGCACTTATAAGATCATCAACGCTAACTCAAGTTTACTGATGACCGTTGCTGGTTCAACCGAAGGTTCTGATATTTATCAAAATGCAGATGCCAGTGGCAGCTCACAACGTTGGTGGCTTGAGCCTGTGACCAGAACGTGCAGTTCGACCAGTTCAGATTCTGATAGCTCTTCGGATTCGAGCGACTCTTCAACCGCTGATATTTCAAGTTCCGCAGCTGCGCCTACGGCAACGGCAGCCAAAAGTGCTGGTGCGAACAGCGAACCACTCACGAACGGCTATCCATCGTTTATCAAAACGGTCGATTCAAGCGCAACAGTGGTATCGACTCTCGCGGGTTTACTGTCTGCTATCGAAGATGCAAGCGCAGGTGATGTAATTTATGTTCGTGAAGGGACTTACTATCCTTCCGATACGATAGAGATCACTAATAGTGGTACTTCATCTAAAGCGATTGTGCTCAGTGCCTATCCTGGTGACGATCACCCAGTGTTTAATTTCCAAGCAATGTCAGAAAGCAGCTCTAACCGTGGTTTCCAAGTGAGCGGTAACTACTGGCATATTTATGGCTTAGATATCACTAAAGCGGGTGACAATGGTATGTACCTAACCGGTTCACACAATACCATTGAGTTTATGAAGTTCTATGAAAACTCGGATACGGGTCTGCAAATGAGCAGTGGTGCAGCGTACAACTTTATTAAAAACTCCGATTCTTACTACAACGCTGACTCATCACTAGAGAACGCAGATGGCTTTGCTGCCAAGCTTACCGTCGGAACCGGAAACTACTTCTACGGCTGCCGTGCTTGGAACAACCTAGATGATGGTTTTGATGGCTATTTGCGTGATAACGGCAGTACCGTCACCACCACCTTAGAATATACGTGGATGATCAGAAACGGTTATCAGAAGAGTGGGGTAAAAGGCTCTGGCGATGGTAACGGGTTTAAAACCGGCGGTAGTGATGATAAAGATTTGGCCCATAACGGCTTGTATATCAATACCATTTCAGCTGGTAACACCGCTGATGGTTATGACCAAAACAGTAACCGCGGCACCGTGACCATTTACAATGCGATTGCTTACGATAACGATCGTAACTTTGGTTTGGGTGATGGCAGCTCTCGTCAATTGAAGAAACTGACTATCAAAAACAGCGTTTCTTTAGGTGGGGATAACAGCGATAAATTTGGCGGCAGTTCAACCAGCATTTCTAACAACAGCTGGCAAAATAGCCTTTCATTCTCATCGTCTGATTACTCCAGTGTCGATATTGATGACTTACTGGCTGACCGTCAAAGCGATGGTAGCTTGCCTGTTGTTAACTTCTTCCATCTGAAATCAGGTAGTGAATTGATTGATGCAGGTACGGATGTGGGTC
- a CDS encoding methyl-accepting chemotaxis protein yields MKLSNQLSLIVGIVAVGFTILCIVALNSLKTNLINGYQHEIESVLTYAKNQSLIYIDQEEKGLISREDAEKRVVEMLAGVRSGHSYLWANDNNATTRVHIKSKTLGTFQKSYAPDLARLEASASGFDFDVKLNAKPGLDHKVYKMNGKTLIPKWNWVIGIGVYLDDIDNAYWDFATKFIAIAATILAAIIGISVFMVRTILNKVGGELNYAVEVTQSIAKGDLAQSIEGKFKQDSLLGSIATMQTSLKLMVADIHSGANQLRTASNELNHQFESIAKDSKASSDASISTAAAITELSSCINEISQNSVLSEQNSEKSSLLCVSGEELVHKSNEVTNDISGQITTSIDNFKKLKEKSSAIGNIVNVITEIAEQTNLLALNAAIEAARAGEQGRGFAVVADEVRTLASRTAHATREITSTIQEMQAETQSVEGSLESIIPKVGESVANSGEVTHMLIDIQQSSADTLGLIRGVASSTSEQKQAADELSEHVEKISNMVKNTADSISSCKETVAYLDTLSKKLTHNVSYFSLH; encoded by the coding sequence ATGAAGTTATCAAATCAGCTTTCTCTCATTGTAGGAATTGTTGCGGTAGGTTTTACCATCTTATGTATCGTCGCGCTAAACTCCCTCAAAACCAATTTGATTAATGGCTATCAACACGAAATTGAATCGGTATTAACTTATGCCAAAAATCAGTCGTTAATCTATATCGATCAAGAAGAAAAAGGGTTAATCAGCAGAGAAGACGCGGAAAAACGCGTGGTGGAAATGCTCGCGGGTGTGCGCTCTGGTCACTCTTATCTGTGGGCTAACGACAATAATGCAACCACTCGCGTGCATATAAAAAGCAAGACTCTTGGCACTTTTCAAAAGTCTTATGCTCCCGATTTAGCCCGTTTAGAAGCCTCTGCATCAGGCTTCGACTTTGACGTGAAGCTAAACGCCAAGCCAGGCCTAGACCATAAAGTGTATAAAATGAATGGTAAGACACTCATTCCTAAGTGGAATTGGGTGATAGGTATCGGCGTTTACCTGGATGACATTGATAATGCCTACTGGGATTTTGCCACCAAGTTTATTGCCATCGCGGCGACCATTTTGGCCGCAATTATCGGCATCAGTGTGTTTATGGTTCGCACCATACTGAATAAAGTGGGCGGTGAACTCAACTATGCGGTTGAAGTCACTCAGTCAATCGCAAAAGGCGACCTTGCTCAATCCATCGAAGGAAAATTTAAGCAAGACAGCCTGTTAGGTTCAATTGCCACCATGCAGACTTCGCTAAAACTGATGGTAGCCGATATTCATAGTGGCGCAAATCAATTAAGAACGGCCAGTAACGAGCTCAATCACCAATTTGAGAGCATTGCTAAAGATTCGAAAGCCTCTTCCGATGCTTCCATTTCAACTGCCGCAGCCATCACAGAGTTATCTAGCTGCATCAATGAAATTTCCCAAAACTCGGTTTTATCTGAGCAAAATTCAGAAAAATCTTCCCTGCTGTGTGTCAGTGGCGAAGAGTTGGTGCATAAGTCCAACGAAGTGACCAACGACATTTCAGGACAAATCACCACTTCCATCGATAACTTTAAAAAGCTCAAAGAAAAATCGAGCGCCATTGGTAACATCGTGAATGTGATTACCGAAATCGCCGAACAAACCAACCTATTAGCACTTAATGCCGCGATTGAAGCAGCGCGCGCTGGGGAACAAGGGCGAGGATTTGCGGTGGTGGCTGATGAGGTGCGCACCCTAGCCTCTCGCACTGCCCATGCAACTCGGGAGATCACATCAACCATTCAAGAGATGCAGGCAGAAACCCAATCTGTGGAAGGGTCGCTTGAATCGATTATCCCTAAAGTGGGCGAAAGTGTCGCCAATTCAGGCGAAGTAACCCACATGCTGATCGATATTCAGCAAAGCTCAGCCGACACATTAGGCTTAATTCGCGGCGTTGCCAGCTCAACATCCGAGCAGAAACAGGCCGCAGATGAACTCTCTGAACACGTGGAGAAGATTTCCAATATGGTGAAAAACACCGCGGATTCAATTTCCAGCTGTAAAGAGACCGTCGCTTATCTTGATACACTGTCGAAGAAACTAACCCACAACGTCAGCTATTTTTCACTGCACTAG